In Girardinichthys multiradiatus isolate DD_20200921_A chromosome 18, DD_fGirMul_XY1, whole genome shotgun sequence, a single window of DNA contains:
- the LOC124884768 gene encoding cytochrome P450 2G1-like isoform X1, protein MEFFVTLLLAGLIGLLWFLFVKDNSKYRLPPGPNALPLIGNLLQINKNAPFKSFLEFSKTYGPVITVYLGWQRIVVLVGYDTVKEALVDQADDFTGRAPLPFLYKATRGFGIGISNGDRWRQLRRFSLTTLRDFGMGRKGMEEWIQEESKHLRARIRKFKGKPFDPTILLSRTVSNIVCCLVFGQRFSYEDKQFLNLLSVISNIVRFNSSPMGMMYNIFPWAMEQLPGQHHTVFARIEEIRDFIRIKIQEHRETVDPSSPRDFIDCFLFRAHQEKDNPSTEFHYDNLFATVMNLFIAGTETTSSTIRYALSVLIKHKNIQERMQKEIDTVIGRERCPSMEERKSLPFSDAVIHEVQRFLDMVPFSLPHYALEDISFRGYTIPKGTSIIPMLHSVLKDEKQWADPHSFDPQHFLDQNGNFKKNPAFLPFSAGKRACVGESLARMELFIFLVALLQDFTFSCPGGPDSINLIPEYSSFANLPRCYNIIATPR, encoded by the exons ATGGAGTTTTTTGTGACACTGCTCCTGGCAGGGCTAATAGGTCTGCTTTGGTTCCTCTTTGttaaagacaattcaaagtatCGTCTGCCACCTGGACCCAATGCATTGCCTCTCATAGGAAACTTGCTGCAAATAAACAAGAATGCACCTTTTAAAAGCTTCCTGGAG tTCAGTAAGACCTATGGACCTGTGATAACCGTATACCTAGGCTGGCAGCGGATTGTTGTTCTGGTAGGATATGATACAGTGAAAGAAGCCTTGGTGGaccaagcagatgacttcacaGGCAGAGCCCCTCTGCCATTTTTGTACAAAGCCACCAGAGGGTTCG GTATTGGGATCAGTAATGGGGACCGCTGGCGCCAGCTGCGGCGTTTTAGTTTGACAACTTTACGAGATTTCGGGATGGGACGTAAAGGAATGGAGGAGTGGATCCAAGAAGAAAGCAAACATCTCAGAGCTCGCATACGCAAGTTCAAAG GCAAACCGTTTGATCCCACAATCCTGCTGAGCCGCACCGTGTCAAACATTGTCTGCTGCCTGGTGTTTGGCCAGCGCTTCAGTTATGAAGACAAGCAGTTTCTGAACCTTCTCAGTGTCATATCTAACATCGTCAGGTTCAATAGCAGCCCTATGGGTATG ATGTACAACATCTTCCCCTGGGCCATGGAACAGCTTCCTGGCCAGCACCACACCGTCTTTGCTAGGATCGAAGAGATCAGAGATTTCATCCGGATCAAAATCCAAGAGCACAGAGAGACGGTGGATCCCAGCTCACCGAGAGATTTTATCGACTGCTTCCTCTTTCGAGCTCATCAG gAAAAGGATAATCCCTCCACTGAGTTCCACTATGACAACCTGTTTGCAACAGTGATGAATTTATTCATAGCAGGAACAGAAACCACCAGCTCCACCATCAGATATGCTCTCAGTGTGCTGATCAAGCACAAGAACATACAGG AAAGAATGCAGAAGGAGATTGACACTGTGATTGGAAGAGAGCGATGTCCCAGCATGGAAGAACGGAAATCCCTCCCGTTCTCAGATGCCGTCATTCATGAGGTTCAGCGTTTCCTGGACATGGTCCCCTTTAGTCTCCCTCACTACGCTCTGGAGGACATCTCATTTAGGGGTTACACGATCCCCAAG GGAACGTCAATTATACCCATGCTGCACTCAGTCCTTAAAGATGAGAAGCAATGGGCGGATCCCCATTCCTTCGACCCTCAGCATTTTCTAGACCAGAATGGCAACTTTAAGAAAAACCCAGCATTCCTCCCTTTTTCTGCAG GGAAAAGAGCTTGTGTCGGTGAGTCTCTCGCTCGTATGGAGCTTTTTATCTTCTTAGTGGCGCTCCTGCAGGACTTCACCTTTTCCTGTCCTGGAGGTCCCGACAGTATTAACCTCATTCCAGAGTACAGCAGCTTTGCCAACTTGCCACGTTGTTACAATATCATTGCAACACCTCGTTGA
- the LOC124884770 gene encoding cyclin-dependent kinase-like 1 isoform X3 codes for MEKYEKLAKIGEGSYGVVFKCKHRDTGQIVAIKKFVESEDDPVIRKIAQRETRMLKLKHVNLVNLLEVFRRKRRLHLVFEFCEQTVLNELDKHPRGVPEAQLKSIVWQTLQAVNFCHKHSCIHRDVKPENILLTKSGVIKLCDFGFARILTGPEDDYTDYVATRWYRAPELLVGDTQYGPPVDVWALGCVFAELLNGNPLWPGKSDVDQLYLIRKTLGDLIPHHQQIFHSNVFFSGVSIPEPDTMEPLEWRFHGASPQALQVMKSCLVMDPSFRLSCEELLELPYFQDQGAANWGREVARPGRRHDRASRRRQAGVQYLPQLPHSNISPAPDVKKLVKHNYHLPNI; via the exons ATGGAGAAATATGAAAAACTGGCCAAAATTGGAGAGGGCTCCTATGGTGTGGTGTTCAAGTGCAAGCACAGAGATACGGGCCAGATAGTTGCCATAAAGAAGTTTGTGGAGTCTGAAGATGATCCAGTCATTAGAAAGATTGCACAGAGAGAAACACGTATGCTTAAG CTCAAACATGTAAATTTGGTCAACCTACTGGAAGTCTTCAGGAGAAAAAGACGGCTCCATTTGGTGTTTGAGTTCTGTGAACAGACGGTCCTCAATGAGCTGGACAAGCACCCCCGAGG CGTACCTGAGGCTCAGCTGAAAAGTATTGTGTGGCAGACCCTGCAGGCTGTGAACTTCTGTCACAAGCACAGC TGCATCCATCGCGATGTGAAGCCAGAGAACATCCTCCTCACCAAAAGCGGAGTTATCAAGCTGTGTGACTTTGGCTTCGCCCGCATTCTCA CAGGACCAGAGGATGACTACACAGACTACGTGGCGACCCGCTGGTACCGGGCCCCTGAGCTGCTAGTTGGGGACACTCAGTATGGACCTCCTGTGGACGTCTGGGCTCTGGGCTGTGTCTTTGCTGAGCTTCTCAACGGGAATCCTCTCTGGCCGGGGAAGTCTGATGTTGACCAACTGTACCTCATCCGAAAAACTCTGG GTGACTTGATCCCCCATCACCAACAGATTTTCCATTCCAATGTTTTCTTCTCTGGAGTTAGCATTCCTGAACCAGACACGATG GAACCGTTGGAATGGAGATTCCATGGAGCGTCTCCTCAAGCTCTTCAGGTCATGAAG TCATGCCTGGTGATGGACCCTTCATTCAGGCTGTCCTGTGAGGAGCTGCTGGAGCTGCCATACTTTCAGGATCAGGGAGCGGCCAACTGGGGCCGTGAGGTGGCGCGCCCTGGAAGAAGACATGACAGAGCGTCCCGGCGCCGACAAGCCGGG GTCCAGTACCTTCCTCAGTTACCTCACAGTAACATCTCACCAGCCCCAGATGTCAAGAAACTAGTAAAGCATAACTATCACCTGcctaacatttaa
- the LOC124884770 gene encoding cyclin-dependent kinase-like 1 isoform X1, whose product MEKYEKLAKIGEGSYGVVFKCKHRDTGQIVAIKKFVESEDDPVIRKIAQRETRMLKQLKHVNLVNLLEVFRRKRRLHLVFEFCEQTVLNELDKHPRGVPEAQLKSIVWQTLQAVNFCHKHSCIHRDVKPENILLTKSGVIKLCDFGFARILTGPEDDYTDYVATRWYRAPELLVGDTQYGPPVDVWALGCVFAELLNGNPLWPGKSDVDQLYLIRKTLGDLIPHHQQIFHSNVFFSGVSIPEPDTMEPLEWRFHGASPQALQVMKSCLVMDPSFRLSCEELLELPYFQDQGAANWGREVARPGRRHDRASRRRQAGVQYLPQLPHSNISPAPDVKKLVKHNYHLPNI is encoded by the exons ATGGAGAAATATGAAAAACTGGCCAAAATTGGAGAGGGCTCCTATGGTGTGGTGTTCAAGTGCAAGCACAGAGATACGGGCCAGATAGTTGCCATAAAGAAGTTTGTGGAGTCTGAAGATGATCCAGTCATTAGAAAGATTGCACAGAGAGAAACACGTATGCTTAAG CAGCTCAAACATGTAAATTTGGTCAACCTACTGGAAGTCTTCAGGAGAAAAAGACGGCTCCATTTGGTGTTTGAGTTCTGTGAACAGACGGTCCTCAATGAGCTGGACAAGCACCCCCGAGG CGTACCTGAGGCTCAGCTGAAAAGTATTGTGTGGCAGACCCTGCAGGCTGTGAACTTCTGTCACAAGCACAGC TGCATCCATCGCGATGTGAAGCCAGAGAACATCCTCCTCACCAAAAGCGGAGTTATCAAGCTGTGTGACTTTGGCTTCGCCCGCATTCTCA CAGGACCAGAGGATGACTACACAGACTACGTGGCGACCCGCTGGTACCGGGCCCCTGAGCTGCTAGTTGGGGACACTCAGTATGGACCTCCTGTGGACGTCTGGGCTCTGGGCTGTGTCTTTGCTGAGCTTCTCAACGGGAATCCTCTCTGGCCGGGGAAGTCTGATGTTGACCAACTGTACCTCATCCGAAAAACTCTGG GTGACTTGATCCCCCATCACCAACAGATTTTCCATTCCAATGTTTTCTTCTCTGGAGTTAGCATTCCTGAACCAGACACGATG GAACCGTTGGAATGGAGATTCCATGGAGCGTCTCCTCAAGCTCTTCAGGTCATGAAG TCATGCCTGGTGATGGACCCTTCATTCAGGCTGTCCTGTGAGGAGCTGCTGGAGCTGCCATACTTTCAGGATCAGGGAGCGGCCAACTGGGGCCGTGAGGTGGCGCGCCCTGGAAGAAGACATGACAGAGCGTCCCGGCGCCGACAAGCCGGG GTCCAGTACCTTCCTCAGTTACCTCACAGTAACATCTCACCAGCCCCAGATGTCAAGAAACTAGTAAAGCATAACTATCACCTGcctaacatttaa
- the LOC124884770 gene encoding cyclin-dependent kinase-like 1 isoform X2 has protein sequence MEKYEKLAKIGEGSYGVVFKCKHRDTGQIVAIKKFVESEDDPVIRKIAQRETRMLKQLKHVNLVNLLEVFRRKRRLHLVFEFCEQTVLNELDKHPRGVPEAQLKSIVWQTLQAVNFCHKHSCIHRDVKPENILLTKSGVIKLCDFGFARILRPEDDYTDYVATRWYRAPELLVGDTQYGPPVDVWALGCVFAELLNGNPLWPGKSDVDQLYLIRKTLGDLIPHHQQIFHSNVFFSGVSIPEPDTMEPLEWRFHGASPQALQVMKSCLVMDPSFRLSCEELLELPYFQDQGAANWGREVARPGRRHDRASRRRQAGVQYLPQLPHSNISPAPDVKKLVKHNYHLPNI, from the exons ATGGAGAAATATGAAAAACTGGCCAAAATTGGAGAGGGCTCCTATGGTGTGGTGTTCAAGTGCAAGCACAGAGATACGGGCCAGATAGTTGCCATAAAGAAGTTTGTGGAGTCTGAAGATGATCCAGTCATTAGAAAGATTGCACAGAGAGAAACACGTATGCTTAAG CAGCTCAAACATGTAAATTTGGTCAACCTACTGGAAGTCTTCAGGAGAAAAAGACGGCTCCATTTGGTGTTTGAGTTCTGTGAACAGACGGTCCTCAATGAGCTGGACAAGCACCCCCGAGG CGTACCTGAGGCTCAGCTGAAAAGTATTGTGTGGCAGACCCTGCAGGCTGTGAACTTCTGTCACAAGCACAGC TGCATCCATCGCGATGTGAAGCCAGAGAACATCCTCCTCACCAAAAGCGGAGTTATCAAGCTGTGTGACTTTGGCTTCGCCCGCATTCTCA GACCAGAGGATGACTACACAGACTACGTGGCGACCCGCTGGTACCGGGCCCCTGAGCTGCTAGTTGGGGACACTCAGTATGGACCTCCTGTGGACGTCTGGGCTCTGGGCTGTGTCTTTGCTGAGCTTCTCAACGGGAATCCTCTCTGGCCGGGGAAGTCTGATGTTGACCAACTGTACCTCATCCGAAAAACTCTGG GTGACTTGATCCCCCATCACCAACAGATTTTCCATTCCAATGTTTTCTTCTCTGGAGTTAGCATTCCTGAACCAGACACGATG GAACCGTTGGAATGGAGATTCCATGGAGCGTCTCCTCAAGCTCTTCAGGTCATGAAG TCATGCCTGGTGATGGACCCTTCATTCAGGCTGTCCTGTGAGGAGCTGCTGGAGCTGCCATACTTTCAGGATCAGGGAGCGGCCAACTGGGGCCGTGAGGTGGCGCGCCCTGGAAGAAGACATGACAGAGCGTCCCGGCGCCGACAAGCCGGG GTCCAGTACCTTCCTCAGTTACCTCACAGTAACATCTCACCAGCCCCAGATGTCAAGAAACTAGTAAAGCATAACTATCACCTGcctaacatttaa
- the LOC124884768 gene encoding cytochrome P450 2G1-like isoform X2: MTSQAEPLCHFCTKPPEGIGISNGDRWRQLRRFSLTTLRDFGMGRKGMEEWIQEESKHLRARIRKFKGKPFDPTILLSRTVSNIVCCLVFGQRFSYEDKQFLNLLSVISNIVRFNSSPMGMMYNIFPWAMEQLPGQHHTVFARIEEIRDFIRIKIQEHRETVDPSSPRDFIDCFLFRAHQEKDNPSTEFHYDNLFATVMNLFIAGTETTSSTIRYALSVLIKHKNIQERMQKEIDTVIGRERCPSMEERKSLPFSDAVIHEVQRFLDMVPFSLPHYALEDISFRGYTIPKGTSIIPMLHSVLKDEKQWADPHSFDPQHFLDQNGNFKKNPAFLPFSAGKRACVGESLARMELFIFLVALLQDFTFSCPGGPDSINLIPEYSSFANLPRCYNIIATPR, translated from the exons atgacttcacaGGCAGAGCCCCTCTGCCATTTTTGTACAAAGCCACCAGAGG GTATTGGGATCAGTAATGGGGACCGCTGGCGCCAGCTGCGGCGTTTTAGTTTGACAACTTTACGAGATTTCGGGATGGGACGTAAAGGAATGGAGGAGTGGATCCAAGAAGAAAGCAAACATCTCAGAGCTCGCATACGCAAGTTCAAAG GCAAACCGTTTGATCCCACAATCCTGCTGAGCCGCACCGTGTCAAACATTGTCTGCTGCCTGGTGTTTGGCCAGCGCTTCAGTTATGAAGACAAGCAGTTTCTGAACCTTCTCAGTGTCATATCTAACATCGTCAGGTTCAATAGCAGCCCTATGGGTATG ATGTACAACATCTTCCCCTGGGCCATGGAACAGCTTCCTGGCCAGCACCACACCGTCTTTGCTAGGATCGAAGAGATCAGAGATTTCATCCGGATCAAAATCCAAGAGCACAGAGAGACGGTGGATCCCAGCTCACCGAGAGATTTTATCGACTGCTTCCTCTTTCGAGCTCATCAG gAAAAGGATAATCCCTCCACTGAGTTCCACTATGACAACCTGTTTGCAACAGTGATGAATTTATTCATAGCAGGAACAGAAACCACCAGCTCCACCATCAGATATGCTCTCAGTGTGCTGATCAAGCACAAGAACATACAGG AAAGAATGCAGAAGGAGATTGACACTGTGATTGGAAGAGAGCGATGTCCCAGCATGGAAGAACGGAAATCCCTCCCGTTCTCAGATGCCGTCATTCATGAGGTTCAGCGTTTCCTGGACATGGTCCCCTTTAGTCTCCCTCACTACGCTCTGGAGGACATCTCATTTAGGGGTTACACGATCCCCAAG GGAACGTCAATTATACCCATGCTGCACTCAGTCCTTAAAGATGAGAAGCAATGGGCGGATCCCCATTCCTTCGACCCTCAGCATTTTCTAGACCAGAATGGCAACTTTAAGAAAAACCCAGCATTCCTCCCTTTTTCTGCAG GGAAAAGAGCTTGTGTCGGTGAGTCTCTCGCTCGTATGGAGCTTTTTATCTTCTTAGTGGCGCTCCTGCAGGACTTCACCTTTTCCTGTCCTGGAGGTCCCGACAGTATTAACCTCATTCCAGAGTACAGCAGCTTTGCCAACTTGCCACGTTGTTACAATATCATTGCAACACCTCGTTGA